A single window of Thiomicrorhabdus immobilis DNA harbors:
- the glgB gene encoding 1,4-alpha-glucan branching protein GlgB, which yields MQISWQTLGKVLQGNINVLAQGRHHDPFLFLGCHPVDISEENKHKENGWSLSVWLPTAEKAEVEGHELQRVENSDLFMAFITDKQKLALPKHYAVKWIEADASEHEMVSPYTFLPQLGELDLHLFSEGRHWQVYDVLGAHPKVIDGISGVQFAVWAPAAERVSVVGDFNGWHGLRHPMRVNGGSGVWELFIPGLHAGDIYKFEIRNRQSGHCFTKTDPYAVSMEHRPKTGCVVYQSDYQWNDQAWLKQLAEFDWQKSPINIYEVHLGSWQRADDGGFLSYREIAHRLVEYVQWMGYTHIELLPISEHPLDESWGYQTTGYFAPTSRFGSPDDFRYFVDYCHQHNIGVFLDWVPAHFPKDEFALGRFDGSALYEHEDPRKGEHQDWGTYIFNFGRNEVRNFLISNALYWIKELHIDGLRVDAVASMLYLDYSREDGQWLPNEHGGRENLEAIDFMRNLNEQVHAQCPGAVVMAEESTSWPMVSRPNWMGGLGFSMKWNMGWMNDTLDYFEKEPIYRPYHHNQLTFSQVYAYSENFVLPLSHDEVVHLKGSLIAKMPGDDWQKAANLRLLLAYQGLHPGKKLLFMGCEFAQWGEWSEARSLDWHLCDDALNRGVQLLAKSVNELYKTHPALYERDFESSGFEWIDCHDYQQSILSFIRQADNQKLICVFNFTPVPRENYRIGLPQAGQYIEVLNSDSELFGGSNKGNAGYVFSEDFAWMNQPYSAELTLPPLSVVVLRLG from the coding sequence ATGCAAATCAGTTGGCAAACTCTCGGTAAAGTCTTGCAGGGCAATATCAATGTCTTAGCGCAAGGCCGTCATCATGACCCATTTCTCTTTTTAGGTTGTCATCCTGTCGATATTTCAGAGGAAAACAAGCATAAAGAGAATGGCTGGAGTTTGAGTGTGTGGTTGCCAACCGCAGAAAAGGCCGAAGTGGAAGGCCATGAACTGCAAAGGGTTGAGAACAGTGATTTGTTTATGGCCTTTATCACCGATAAACAAAAATTAGCATTGCCTAAACATTATGCCGTGAAATGGATTGAGGCTGACGCTTCCGAACATGAGATGGTTTCGCCCTATACGTTTCTGCCGCAGCTTGGTGAGTTGGATTTGCACCTGTTTTCAGAGGGGCGGCATTGGCAAGTCTATGATGTGTTGGGTGCACACCCAAAAGTCATAGATGGTATTTCCGGCGTACAGTTTGCGGTTTGGGCTCCTGCGGCGGAAAGGGTTTCAGTAGTGGGCGATTTCAACGGCTGGCACGGTTTAAGACACCCCATGCGGGTCAATGGCGGCTCGGGGGTGTGGGAACTGTTCATACCCGGTCTACATGCCGGCGACATCTATAAGTTTGAGATTCGTAACCGCCAATCGGGTCATTGTTTCACCAAAACCGACCCTTATGCGGTTTCCATGGAACATCGTCCTAAAACCGGTTGTGTGGTTTACCAAAGTGACTATCAATGGAATGACCAGGCCTGGTTGAAACAACTGGCGGAATTTGATTGGCAAAAATCGCCCATCAATATCTATGAAGTGCATTTAGGTTCGTGGCAAAGAGCGGATGATGGCGGTTTCTTAAGTTATCGAGAGATTGCACACCGTTTGGTGGAATACGTTCAGTGGATGGGCTATACCCATATTGAATTATTGCCGATTTCAGAACATCCATTGGACGAGTCTTGGGGGTATCAAACCACCGGTTATTTTGCACCAACCAGCCGTTTTGGCTCGCCGGACGATTTCCGTTATTTTGTGGATTATTGCCATCAACATAATATTGGGGTGTTTTTGGATTGGGTGCCGGCACACTTCCCAAAAGACGAATTTGCCTTGGGGCGCTTTGATGGCAGTGCTCTTTATGAACATGAAGATCCGCGTAAAGGCGAACATCAGGATTGGGGTACTTACATCTTCAATTTCGGACGCAATGAAGTTAGAAATTTTTTAATCAGTAATGCTTTGTACTGGATAAAAGAGTTGCATATAGATGGGTTGAGGGTCGACGCGGTCGCCTCCATGTTGTATTTGGATTACTCTCGTGAGGACGGGCAGTGGCTTCCCAATGAGCATGGCGGACGAGAAAACCTAGAAGCCATTGATTTTATGCGAAACCTCAATGAACAAGTTCACGCGCAATGCCCGGGTGCGGTGGTGATGGCAGAGGAGTCTACCTCGTGGCCAATGGTTTCACGACCAAACTGGATGGGGGGCTTAGGCTTTTCCATGAAGTGGAATATGGGTTGGATGAACGATACTTTGGACTACTTTGAAAAAGAGCCTATCTATCGTCCTTATCACCATAATCAACTGACGTTCAGTCAAGTGTATGCCTATTCAGAAAACTTTGTATTGCCACTTTCACATGATGAAGTGGTGCATCTTAAAGGCTCTTTGATTGCCAAAATGCCGGGAGATGACTGGCAAAAAGCAGCTAATTTACGATTATTGTTGGCGTATCAAGGTTTGCATCCAGGTAAGAAATTACTCTTTATGGGCTGTGAATTCGCTCAATGGGGCGAGTGGAGTGAAGCACGCTCGTTGGATTGGCATTTATGTGATGATGCCTTAAACCGTGGTGTGCAGTTATTGGCAAAGTCGGTCAATGAGCTTTATAAAACTCATCCGGCATTGTATGAACGAGATTTTGAATCAAGCGGTTTTGAATGGATTGACTGTCATGACTACCAACAATCGATTTTGAGTTTTATTCGTCAAGCGGATAATCAAAAGTTGATTTGTGTATTTAACTTCACACCGGTTCCAAGGGAAAATTACCGTATTGGTTTACCGCAAGCGGGGCAGTATATCGAAGTCTTGAATTCTGACTCGGAGTTGTTTGGTGGAAGTAATAAGGGCAATGCCGGTTATGTCTTCAGTGAAGACTTTGCATGGATGAACCAGCCTTATTCTGCTGAATTGACTTTACCGCCATTAAGTGTGGTCGTGTTAAGGCTAGGTTAG
- the glgA gene encoding glycogen synthase GlgA codes for MKILFATSEAHPFIKTGGLADVSGSLPNALVALKHKVRLVLPAYQSVLKKVANKGIKKVAELTVNGCGKTFQARVLQLKTGAIEGVEFPVWLVDIPELFDRPGNPYLAENGTDWWDNGERFAVFSMVVAELAMNRAGLKWQPDVVHSNDWQTGLVPALLSLEKDAPKTVFTIHNMAYPGNFPKSLFDSLRLPWQLWGMEGVEFYGHFSMLKAGLIKADWVSTVSPTYAKEICYPEFAYGMEGVLQKREEEGRLVGIINGIDEHIWNPATDNLIVENYSAKKGRIAGKLANKQALLSELCLLRGEKEKRSTERLTNCVDKPLIGLVGRLVEQKGMDLVLEVMPEIIHQTSANFVIVGTGDKVFEAKVKLLAQKYPTRIWAFIGYSESLAHRVEAGADMFLMPSRFEPCGLNQMYSLAYGTPPIVHHTGGLADTVVNATDENIKAGTATGFVFYDPSRHALKSTILHALHLFGKKRTWQKIQKTGMEQSLDWKNSAKKYVEMYSEKK; via the coding sequence ATGAAAATTCTTTTTGCTACATCTGAAGCTCACCCATTTATCAAAACTGGTGGTTTGGCAGATGTTTCAGGTAGTTTGCCTAACGCTTTAGTGGCTTTAAAACATAAAGTGCGTTTAGTGTTGCCAGCTTATCAATCGGTACTTAAAAAGGTCGCCAACAAAGGCATCAAAAAAGTGGCCGAGTTAACCGTGAACGGTTGCGGGAAAACTTTTCAAGCGCGTGTCTTGCAGCTTAAAACCGGTGCGATTGAGGGGGTTGAGTTTCCGGTTTGGTTGGTTGATATTCCTGAGTTGTTTGACAGGCCTGGTAATCCTTATCTGGCGGAAAATGGCACTGATTGGTGGGATAACGGTGAACGTTTTGCGGTGTTCTCCATGGTGGTGGCCGAGCTGGCAATGAATCGAGCGGGTTTAAAATGGCAACCTGATGTTGTGCATAGCAATGACTGGCAAACCGGCCTGGTCCCGGCCCTGTTGAGTCTTGAAAAAGATGCTCCCAAAACCGTGTTTACTATCCATAATATGGCCTATCCTGGGAATTTCCCGAAGTCATTGTTTGACTCTCTAAGGCTACCTTGGCAGTTGTGGGGAATGGAAGGGGTCGAGTTTTACGGACACTTTTCAATGCTGAAAGCGGGTTTGATCAAAGCGGATTGGGTTTCCACGGTGAGCCCGACTTATGCGAAAGAGATTTGCTATCCAGAATTTGCCTATGGCATGGAGGGTGTTTTACAAAAGCGCGAGGAAGAAGGTCGTTTAGTTGGCATCATCAATGGAATTGACGAACATATATGGAATCCAGCTACTGATAATCTGATTGTGGAAAACTATTCGGCCAAAAAAGGTCGAATCGCCGGAAAATTGGCCAATAAACAAGCCTTGTTAAGCGAGCTTTGCCTGTTACGTGGTGAAAAAGAAAAGAGGTCTACTGAAAGGTTAACCAACTGTGTGGATAAGCCTTTGATTGGTTTGGTGGGACGTTTGGTTGAGCAAAAAGGCATGGATTTAGTGCTGGAAGTGATGCCGGAAATCATTCATCAAACCAGTGCCAATTTTGTCATAGTGGGCACGGGCGATAAGGTCTTTGAAGCCAAGGTCAAATTACTGGCACAAAAATATCCAACCCGAATTTGGGCGTTTATCGGATATTCAGAATCTTTAGCGCATAGGGTAGAAGCGGGGGCGGATATGTTCTTGATGCCGTCACGTTTTGAACCCTGTGGGTTAAATCAAATGTATAGCTTAGCGTATGGCACGCCTCCGATTGTTCATCACACCGGTGGACTGGCTGACACTGTTGTTAATGCCACGGATGAAAACATCAAAGCGGGAACGGCAACCGGGTTTGTGTTCTATGACCCAAGCCGCCACGCATTAAAATCAACAATCTTGCATGCATTGCATCTATTTGGCAAAAAACGTACCTGGCAGAAAATACAGAAAACCGGGATGGAGCAGTCTTTGGACTGGAAAAATAGTGCAAAAAAATATGTAGAAATGTATTCGGAGAAAAAGTAA
- a CDS encoding glycogen/starch/alpha-glucan phosphorylase — translation MPTQIEAKRMEVIIDMLQHIGMEKEDIESDFLRYLCHTLGRNITSEDYYLYKALSYAIRDRLMTHWKKTWEAYNEKKLKKAYYLSMEFLIGRSLTNNLLNLGVESETEKAMYDLGLNLEEIEEAERDAGLGNGGLGRLAACFMDSCATLQLPVMGYGLRYEYGMFRQLIQNGYQIEEPDHWLGVGPYPWEIERAEYTRVIKFGGETREYVDPHTGQLIVHWEHAEVVEAVPFDVPIPGFKNSTVNTLRLWSAQAQEGFNLSQFNAGSYHEAVAEKAGAENITMVLYPNDSSENGKELRLKQQYFLVSASLQDVVEQWKSKYKDFTDFAKFNAFQLNDTHPSLAVAELMRLLVDKEGLDWDDAWQITTKTMAYTNHTLLPEALEKWSVGLFEKLLPRPLEIIYEINHRFLTQVSMKWPADVEKQRRMSIIDEHNNVCMAYLAIVGSHSVNGVAALHSELLKEGLFNDFYQLWPEKFNNKTNGVTQRRWLAGCNPELRALLKEKIGEDWITKLTDLEKIEPLAMDAKFQQAWYEVKQNNKQRLAEMVERETGVKLSIESMFDVQVKRIHEYKRQLLNVLHVIHLYVRIKNGDTQNWTNRSVIFGGKAAPGYAMAKNIIKLINNVAQIVNADPDVGDKLKVVFFPNYRVSAMEVICPGTDLSEQISTAGKEASGTGNMKFMMNGALTIGTLDGANVEIREAVGDENFFLFGLQTPEVEELRHHYQPQNYINDSHALQSVMSLLESGHFNQFEPGIFNDIINSIKSPTDPWMTLADFQSYIEVQEQAAQAYQNRSNWLRMSIINSARSGIFSTDRTMKEYNDDIWKLEPITIKN, via the coding sequence ATGCCTACCCAAATAGAAGCGAAAAGAATGGAAGTCATTATCGATATGTTGCAGCATATCGGTATGGAAAAAGAGGATATTGAAAGCGATTTTTTACGATACCTTTGTCACACCTTGGGTAGAAATATTACCTCTGAAGATTATTACCTATATAAGGCCTTGTCTTATGCGATACGTGATCGCTTGATGACGCATTGGAAAAAAACCTGGGAAGCCTATAACGAAAAGAAATTGAAAAAAGCCTATTACCTCTCGATGGAGTTTTTGATTGGTCGTTCTTTAACCAATAATCTGCTGAACCTCGGTGTTGAATCTGAGACTGAAAAAGCCATGTATGATTTAGGTTTGAATCTAGAGGAAATCGAAGAGGCCGAGCGAGATGCTGGTTTGGGTAACGGTGGTTTAGGTCGATTAGCCGCTTGTTTTATGGATAGTTGTGCCACATTGCAGTTACCGGTTATGGGTTATGGGCTACGTTACGAATATGGAATGTTTCGCCAATTGATTCAAAACGGTTACCAAATCGAAGAGCCTGACCATTGGTTGGGTGTCGGCCCGTATCCATGGGAAATCGAACGCGCGGAATATACTCGAGTGATTAAGTTCGGCGGTGAAACCCGCGAGTATGTCGACCCGCATACCGGACAGCTGATTGTACATTGGGAGCATGCTGAAGTAGTGGAAGCGGTGCCTTTTGATGTGCCGATTCCCGGTTTTAAAAACAGCACGGTAAATACCTTACGCTTATGGTCTGCACAGGCACAAGAAGGTTTCAACTTATCGCAATTCAATGCGGGTTCATACCATGAAGCCGTCGCTGAAAAAGCGGGCGCTGAAAATATCACTATGGTGTTATACCCAAATGATAGCAGTGAAAACGGAAAAGAACTTCGTTTAAAACAACAGTACTTTTTGGTTTCGGCCAGTTTGCAAGATGTGGTGGAACAGTGGAAGTCAAAGTACAAAGATTTCACCGATTTTGCTAAGTTTAATGCCTTTCAGCTCAATGATACCCATCCAAGTTTAGCGGTGGCTGAATTGATGCGCTTATTGGTTGATAAAGAAGGTTTGGATTGGGATGACGCCTGGCAAATAACAACCAAAACCATGGCGTACACCAACCATACCTTGTTGCCTGAGGCGCTTGAAAAATGGTCGGTTGGCTTGTTTGAAAAATTGTTGCCACGCCCATTAGAAATCATTTATGAGATTAACCACCGTTTCCTGACTCAAGTATCGATGAAGTGGCCTGCTGATGTTGAAAAGCAGCGTCGTATGTCGATTATCGATGAGCATAATAACGTGTGTATGGCCTATTTGGCGATTGTAGGTAGTCACTCTGTGAACGGGGTGGCGGCTTTGCATTCGGAACTGTTGAAAGAAGGGTTGTTTAATGATTTTTATCAACTATGGCCTGAAAAGTTCAATAACAAAACCAATGGGGTCACTCAGCGACGATGGTTGGCGGGTTGTAATCCTGAATTAAGAGCCTTGTTAAAGGAGAAAATCGGTGAGGACTGGATTACCAAGTTGACCGATTTAGAGAAAATTGAACCTTTGGCAATGGATGCTAAATTCCAGCAGGCCTGGTATGAGGTCAAACAAAACAATAAACAGCGTTTGGCGGAGATGGTCGAGCGTGAAACGGGTGTTAAGTTATCGATTGAGTCGATGTTTGATGTGCAAGTTAAGCGTATCCATGAGTACAAACGCCAGTTGTTGAATGTGTTACATGTTATCCATCTATATGTCCGTATTAAGAATGGCGATACCCAAAATTGGACCAACCGTAGCGTGATTTTTGGTGGTAAAGCGGCTCCTGGTTATGCCATGGCAAAAAACATTATCAAACTGATTAACAATGTGGCGCAAATCGTCAATGCCGATCCCGATGTAGGCGATAAATTGAAAGTGGTGTTCTTCCCTAATTATCGTGTTTCCGCAATGGAAGTGATTTGTCCGGGTACCGATTTGTCTGAACAGATCTCTACCGCGGGTAAAGAGGCTTCTGGAACCGGTAATATGAAGTTCATGATGAATGGTGCCCTAACGATTGGTACTTTAGATGGCGCCAATGTCGAGATTCGTGAAGCGGTGGGGGATGAGAACTTCTTCCTATTTGGTTTGCAAACCCCAGAGGTAGAAGAGTTACGTCACCATTACCAGCCGCAAAATTACATCAACGACAGTCATGCATTACAGTCGGTGATGTCATTGCTAGAGTCAGGGCATTTCAATCAATTTGAACCAGGTATCTTTAACGATATTATCAACTCGATTAAGAGTCCAACGGATCCTTGGATGACCTTGGCGGATTTCCAAAGTTATATCGAAGTGCAAGAGCAAGCTGCGCAGGCCTATCAAAACCGCAGTAATTGGCTAAGGATGAGTATTATCAACTCGGCAAGAAGCGGTATCTTCTCAACCGATAGAACCATGAAAGAGTACAACGATGATATTTGGAAGTTAGAGCCGATTACCATTAAAAATTAA
- a CDS encoding type II secretion system protein, whose product MNQKQFGFTLVELSVILVVIALLIAGVLKAQAMIENAQIRADIKKLKEFKMISLLYKDKLSKLPGEDASHPGRLKTVFSSDSAPSEGYFYDVYQAGLSKRMNPLPAIGSAFKATWGGSSGTNYGLIAGENQLCITDIDVDLAKSIERQLDEGSRTSGEVEYTLNGSQLCMKL is encoded by the coding sequence ATGAATCAGAAACAGTTCGGATTTACTTTGGTTGAGTTGAGTGTGATTCTTGTGGTTATCGCGTTGTTGATTGCTGGCGTTTTAAAAGCCCAGGCGATGATTGAAAACGCTCAGATTCGTGCGGATATCAAAAAACTGAAAGAATTTAAAATGATCTCTTTGCTCTATAAGGATAAGTTATCAAAGCTGCCGGGTGAGGACGCTAGCCACCCTGGTCGCCTTAAAACCGTTTTTTCGTCCGACTCTGCACCAAGTGAAGGTTATTTTTACGATGTCTATCAAGCGGGGTTGAGTAAAAGAATGAATCCGTTACCTGCTATCGGCTCGGCCTTTAAAGCGACTTGGGGTGGAAGCAGTGGCACAAATTATGGATTGATTGCCGGAGAAAATCAATTGTGTATAACTGATATAGATGTCGACTTAGCCAAATCTATAGAAAGACAGCTAGATGAAGGTTCAAGAACAAGCGGAGAAGTTGAGTACACATTAAATGGTTCTCAGCTATGTATGAAGTTATAG
- the glmS gene encoding glutamine--fructose-6-phosphate transaminase (isomerizing): protein MCGIVCGVAERNIVPILLEGLKRLEYRGYDSSGIALLDANSQFQRVRSLGKIVNLEERIQSQQTDFSGNIGIAHTRWATHGVPAENNAHPHVCNNQVAVVHNGIIENYQTLKAQQLAEGYRFTSETDTEVVAHCVHKELQTSETLLEAVQKAVSHFHGAYALGVIAPSHPDFLIAARKGSPLVIGVGIGEHFIASDVSALLPVTQNFIFLEEGDIAEITRQEVKIYDIDGNLVERPIKQSQLTANAVELGEHRHYMHKEIFEQPQAVIDTLEGRITKDTVLTSAFGFQAEEIFKSIQQIQIIACGTSYHSGLVAKYWFEDIIGLPCQVEVASEYRYRNPVVQNNTLFVTISQSGETADTLAALQQVKQLKNKFNIPTLTICNVPESSLTRESDLTFLTHAGPEIGVASTKAFTTQLVALSLLLTSVGKTLGLMDFKQEQKIVHGLLKLPGLVKQALEQEDTIQEIANCFADKHNALFLGRGTMYPIAMEGALKLKEVSYIHAEAYPAGELKHGPLALIDDQIPVVAIAPKDDLLEKLKSNLQEVKARGGQMIVFEDEESDISSDKEFKVVKTTTNVGRITAPITFNIPLQLLSYHVALIKGTDVDQPRNLAKSVTVE from the coding sequence ATGTGCGGAATTGTTTGCGGCGTTGCGGAAAGAAATATTGTTCCCATTCTTTTGGAAGGTTTAAAACGCCTTGAATATCGCGGGTATGATTCATCAGGTATTGCACTGTTGGATGCAAATTCACAATTTCAGCGTGTTCGTTCTTTAGGTAAAATCGTTAATCTAGAAGAGCGTATTCAGTCGCAACAAACGGATTTTAGCGGCAATATCGGTATTGCCCATACCCGCTGGGCAACCCATGGTGTACCTGCTGAAAACAATGCGCATCCACATGTCTGTAATAATCAAGTGGCCGTGGTTCATAACGGGATTATCGAAAACTATCAAACATTAAAAGCCCAACAGCTTGCAGAGGGGTATCGTTTCACCTCAGAAACCGATACCGAAGTGGTTGCTCATTGTGTGCATAAAGAACTGCAAACTTCAGAAACCCTGTTAGAAGCGGTTCAAAAAGCGGTTAGTCATTTTCATGGCGCCTATGCTTTGGGTGTTATAGCACCTAGTCATCCAGATTTTTTGATTGCCGCCAGAAAAGGTAGCCCATTGGTTATCGGAGTTGGAATCGGTGAGCATTTTATCGCCTCAGATGTGTCCGCTTTACTGCCGGTAACACAAAACTTTATTTTCTTGGAAGAGGGCGATATTGCCGAAATCACTCGTCAAGAAGTCAAAATTTACGATATTGATGGCAACTTAGTTGAACGTCCTATTAAGCAGTCGCAATTAACCGCCAATGCAGTGGAACTTGGCGAGCATCGTCACTATATGCACAAAGAGATTTTTGAGCAGCCACAAGCGGTTATCGATACTTTAGAAGGACGAATCACCAAAGACACCGTGCTCACTTCAGCCTTTGGTTTTCAGGCCGAAGAAATTTTTAAAAGCATTCAACAAATCCAAATCATCGCCTGTGGAACTTCTTATCACTCAGGTTTAGTTGCTAAGTATTGGTTTGAAGATATTATCGGTCTACCGTGTCAGGTAGAGGTCGCCAGTGAATACCGTTACCGTAATCCTGTGGTGCAAAACAATACTTTATTTGTGACTATCAGCCAGTCGGGTGAAACGGCGGATACCTTAGCAGCATTACAACAAGTAAAACAGCTAAAAAATAAATTCAATATCCCAACTTTGACTATTTGCAATGTACCTGAATCCAGCCTTACCCGAGAAAGTGATTTAACCTTTCTCACTCATGCAGGCCCAGAAATCGGGGTAGCGTCAACTAAGGCGTTTACCACTCAGTTAGTTGCCTTATCTTTACTATTGACCTCGGTAGGTAAGACTCTTGGTTTAATGGACTTTAAGCAAGAGCAAAAAATCGTACACGGCTTATTAAAACTACCAGGCCTGGTGAAACAAGCATTGGAGCAAGAAGATACAATCCAAGAGATAGCGAACTGTTTTGCCGATAAGCATAATGCACTTTTCTTAGGGAGAGGAACTATGTATCCCATCGCAATGGAAGGTGCGTTAAAACTTAAAGAGGTTAGTTATATCCATGCCGAAGCTTATCCAGCAGGTGAATTAAAGCATGGCCCTCTAGCCTTGATTGATGATCAGATACCTGTGGTTGCCATCGCACCAAAAGATGATCTACTGGAAAAGTTAAAATCCAATCTTCAAGAAGTCAAAGCTCGCGGTGGGCAAATGATTGTCTTTGAAGATGAAGAGTCCGATATCAGTTCAGATAAAGAGTTTAAAGTAGTAAAAACCACCACCAACGTGGGTCGTATCACAGCGCCTATTACCTTTAATATCCCTTTGCAATTATTAAGTTACCATGTGGCATTGATTAAGGGTACCGATGTGGATCAGCCTAGAAATTTAGCAAAATCGGTAACTGTTGAATAA
- the pseB gene encoding UDP-N-acetylglucosamine 4,6-dehydratase (inverting), which yields MFNNQTILITGGTGSFGKKYTQIILEKYKPKKIIIFSRDELKQFEMQQTFNDPCMRYFIGDVRDASRLLEAMEGVDYVIHAAAMKQVPAAEYNPMECIKTNIYGAENVIKASIKNNVKKVIALSTDKAANPINLYGSTKLASDKLFVAANNMVGQRETRFSVVRYGNVVGSRGSVIPFFRKLIANGAKELPITHADMTRFMITLRQGVEFVLKDFERMQGGEIFIPKIPSMYMTELAKAIAPELPHKIVGIRPGEKLHEIMCPADDSHLTLEFEDHYVICPTIQFAHHCDFTKNRLGEEGKPVEQGFEYNSGNNEDWLTHETLLQMAEEVDPM from the coding sequence ATGTTTAATAATCAAACGATACTCATTACGGGTGGTACAGGGTCTTTCGGGAAAAAGTACACACAAATTATTCTTGAAAAGTATAAGCCGAAGAAAATCATTATTTTTTCTCGTGATGAGTTAAAGCAGTTTGAAATGCAGCAAACTTTTAATGATCCATGTATGCGCTACTTTATTGGTGACGTTAGAGATGCGAGTCGTTTGCTTGAAGCAATGGAAGGGGTTGATTATGTGATCCATGCCGCCGCCATGAAGCAAGTACCTGCGGCAGAATATAACCCTATGGAGTGTATCAAGACGAATATATATGGCGCAGAAAACGTGATTAAAGCGTCCATTAAAAACAATGTTAAAAAAGTGATTGCTCTATCAACGGATAAGGCTGCTAACCCAATTAACTTATATGGATCAACCAAGCTGGCATCGGATAAATTATTCGTTGCAGCCAATAATATGGTTGGTCAGCGCGAAACACGTTTTTCTGTTGTGCGTTATGGCAATGTTGTCGGATCACGCGGTTCTGTCATCCCATTCTTTAGAAAATTGATAGCTAATGGCGCTAAAGAGTTACCTATTACGCATGCTGATATGACTCGTTTTATGATTACGCTTCGACAGGGCGTTGAATTTGTTTTAAAAGACTTTGAAAGAATGCAAGGCGGTGAGATTTTTATTCCAAAAATTCCATCCATGTATATGACCGAACTAGCCAAAGCGATTGCACCTGAGTTGCCACATAAGATTGTAGGAATTCGACCAGGCGAGAAACTTCATGAAATTATGTGTCCAGCGGATGACAGTCATCTGACACTTGAGTTTGAAGATCATTACGTCATTTGCCCAACAATCCAGTTTGCGCACCATTGTGACTTTACAAAGAATAGACTGGGTGAGGAAGGGAAACCGGTAGAACAAGGTTTTGAATATAACTCCGGCAATAATGAAGATTGGTTGACCCATGAAACATTGCTCCAAATGGCAGAAGAAGTCGACCCGATGTGA
- the pseC gene encoding UDP-4-amino-4,6-dideoxy-N-acetyl-beta-L-altrosamine transaminase gives MSTDMIPYGKQDINQDDIAAVLDVLNSDFLTQGPQVPLFEKTVADYCDAQFGVAVNSATSALHIACLALDLGEDDIIWTSPNTFVASANCGLYCGAKVDFVDIDPQTYNLCADKLEQKLIKAKSQNKLPKIVIPVHFAGQSCDMKRIHQLSQEYGFSIIEDASHAIGGKYLDKPIGDCQYSDITVFSFHPVKIITTAEGGLVTTNQPGLAEKMQLLRSHGVTRDPKLMTKESEGGWYYQQVDLGFNYRMTEMQAALGVSQMQRLDEFVAKRHQLQQRYDELLQDFPVITPYQSLDAYSALHLYPIQIELDKVNKSHKQIFKDLRQNGIGVNLHYIPVHTQPYYQNMGFKLGDFPNAENYYSRAISIPMFQGLTFDMQDQVVDTLKKVLA, from the coding sequence GTGAGCACAGATATGATCCCTTACGGAAAACAAGATATTAACCAAGACGATATTGCCGCCGTTTTGGATGTACTTAATTCGGACTTTCTAACCCAAGGCCCACAAGTGCCTTTGTTTGAAAAAACAGTCGCCGACTATTGTGACGCGCAATTTGGTGTTGCTGTTAATAGTGCGACTTCCGCATTGCATATTGCCTGTTTGGCTTTGGATCTAGGTGAAGATGATATTATATGGACGTCACCAAACACCTTTGTTGCTTCAGCCAATTGCGGGTTATATTGCGGCGCAAAAGTGGATTTTGTGGACATTGACCCACAAACTTACAATTTATGTGCGGATAAACTGGAACAAAAGCTTATTAAAGCCAAATCACAAAACAAACTTCCTAAAATTGTGATTCCAGTACATTTCGCCGGACAGTCGTGTGACATGAAGCGTATTCATCAGCTGAGCCAAGAATATGGTTTTAGCATCATTGAAGACGCTTCTCACGCTATTGGCGGTAAATACTTAGATAAACCCATTGGCGACTGTCAATATTCCGATATTACGGTATTTAGCTTTCACCCAGTTAAAATCATTACCACAGCAGAAGGCGGTTTGGTGACCACTAATCAACCAGGCCTGGCAGAAAAAATGCAACTGTTGCGATCTCATGGCGTCACCCGTGACCCAAAATTAATGACCAAAGAATCTGAAGGTGGTTGGTATTATCAACAAGTTGATCTTGGGTTTAATTATCGCATGACTGAAATGCAAGCGGCTCTAGGTGTGTCTCAAATGCAGCGCTTAGATGAATTTGTGGCCAAAAGGCACCAATTGCAACAACGATACGATGAATTATTGCAAGATTTTCCAGTCATTACACCATATCAAAGTCTGGACGCTTATTCCGCGCTACACCTTTATCCTATTCAGATTGAATTAGATAAGGTTAATAAATCGCATAAGCAGATTTTTAAAGACTTAAGACAAAACGGTATTGGCGTAAATCTTCACTACATTCCGGTGCATACCCAGCCCTATTATCAAAACATGGGCTTTAAACTGGGTGATTTTCCCAATGCAGAGAACTATTATAGCCGTGCAATCAGTATTCCAATGTTTCAAGGCTTAACCTTTGACATGCAGGACCAAGTGGTCGATACGCTGAAAAAGGTATTGGCATGA